Proteins encoded within one genomic window of Oryza glaberrima chromosome 12, OglaRS2, whole genome shotgun sequence:
- the LOC127757918 gene encoding WUSCHEL-related homeobox 3 produces the protein MPQTPSTRWCPTPEQLMILEEMYRSGVRTPNAAEIQQITAHLAYYGRIEGKNVFYWFQNHKARERQRLRRRLCARHQQQPSPPSSTVPPAPTAAAAGAVVQVHPAVMQLHHHHHHHHPYAAAAAAQSHHLQQQQQAEWPAAVDYCSTASASASATAADMAIPPCCRPLKTLELFPTKSTSGGLKEDCCSSSKSSSCSTSTN, from the coding sequence ATGCCTCAGACCCCTTCGACGCGGTGGTGCCCGACGCCGGAGCAGCTGATGATCCTGGAGGAGATGTACAGGAGCGGCGTGCGAACGCCCAACGCGGCAGAGATCCAGCAAATCACGGCGCACCTCGCCTACTACGGCCGCATCGAGGGCAAGAACGTGTTCTACTGGTTCCAGAACCACAAGGCCCGCGAGCgccagcgcctccgccgccgcctctgcgcgCGGCACCAGCAGCAACCCtcaccgccctcctccacggTGCCTCCGGCtcccactgctgctgctgccggtgcTGTCGTGCAGGTGCACCCCGCGGTGATGCAgctacaccaccaccaccaccaccatcacccatacgctgcggccgccgctgcccaaAGTCAtcacctgcagcagcagcagcaagctgagtggccggcggcggtggactaCTGCAGCACTGCATCGGCGTCAGCGTCGGCAACTGCTGCTGACATGGCGATCCCGCCGTGCTGCCGGCCGCTGAAAACGTTGGAGCTGTTCCCGACCAAGAGCACCAGCGGCGGCCTCAAGGAAGATTGCTGCAGCAGCTCCAAGTCCTCCTcttgctccacctccaccaatTAA